One Alicyclobacillus acidoterrestris DNA window includes the following coding sequences:
- the argH gene encoding argininosuccinate lyase — translation MKLWGGRFAEDTDELVLKYTASISFDERLWPYDIKGSIAHARMLAQCGIISPAEGRQIIEGLENLAEDIAAGEVTFSLDDEDIHMNIERLLTERIGAVAGKLHTGRSRNDQVALDMHMFVRDAVSTVADAVKELQTALVRQAENHMDVIIPGFTHLQRAQPILLSHHLLAYVWMLERDKSRLSFVADEVDRMPLGAGALAGTTFPIDRKQVANELEFSSLYENSLDAVSDRDYLLDFLFAISTIMTHLSRLSEELILWSTEEFGWIELADEFATGSSMMPQKKNPDVPELVRGKSGRVFGHLMGMFTVLKGLPLAYNKDLQEDKEGVFDAIDTVIPALKLMAGSISTMRIREGRLADALACDFSNATDLADYLVRKGIPFRQAHAIVGQLVQLAILQGTNLNGLDLGTMQAAASVIESDVYELLQPETVVAARQSRGGTAPTAVQLQLALAKEQCGLE, via the coding sequence ATGAAGCTTTGGGGCGGGCGATTCGCCGAAGATACCGATGAACTGGTGTTGAAGTACACCGCTTCTATTTCCTTTGACGAGCGCCTTTGGCCGTACGACATCAAAGGTTCCATCGCGCATGCGCGCATGCTGGCGCAATGCGGAATTATCAGCCCTGCTGAGGGGCGTCAGATCATTGAGGGATTGGAAAACTTGGCCGAGGACATCGCGGCCGGAGAGGTCACCTTTTCGCTCGATGACGAGGACATTCATATGAACATTGAGCGACTGTTAACCGAACGCATTGGTGCCGTTGCAGGGAAATTGCACACGGGTCGCAGCCGCAACGACCAAGTCGCACTCGATATGCACATGTTTGTTCGCGACGCCGTGAGTACGGTGGCGGACGCCGTGAAGGAATTACAGACTGCGCTCGTGCGTCAGGCAGAAAATCACATGGATGTCATCATCCCAGGTTTCACTCACCTGCAACGCGCGCAGCCGATTCTCCTGTCGCATCATTTGCTCGCGTACGTCTGGATGCTGGAGCGGGATAAATCACGGTTGTCCTTTGTCGCAGACGAGGTGGACCGCATGCCGCTCGGAGCAGGGGCGTTAGCGGGGACGACGTTCCCGATTGACCGAAAACAGGTCGCGAATGAACTGGAATTCTCGTCACTCTATGAGAATTCACTGGACGCGGTGTCGGACAGGGATTACTTACTCGACTTCCTCTTTGCCATTTCGACGATTATGACGCATTTGTCGCGATTGTCGGAGGAACTCATCTTGTGGTCGACGGAGGAGTTCGGCTGGATTGAGTTGGCGGATGAATTCGCGACAGGGTCAAGCATGATGCCGCAGAAGAAGAATCCGGACGTGCCAGAACTCGTCCGCGGCAAGTCCGGACGGGTGTTTGGTCATCTCATGGGAATGTTTACGGTGCTCAAAGGATTGCCGCTTGCGTACAACAAGGATCTCCAGGAGGACAAGGAGGGCGTGTTCGACGCCATAGACACGGTCATTCCCGCCCTCAAATTGATGGCGGGCAGCATTTCGACCATGCGCATTCGCGAGGGCCGTTTGGCAGACGCCTTAGCCTGCGACTTTTCGAATGCGACCGATCTCGCCGACTACCTCGTCCGCAAGGGCATCCCGTTCCGCCAGGCGCATGCGATTGTGGGGCAATTGGTCCAATTGGCCATTTTGCAGGGCACCAACCTGAATGGACTCGATTTGGGCACCATGCAGGCAGCGGCGAGTGTCATCGAGTCCGACGTCTACGAACTGTTGCAACCGGAGACAGTGGTCGCGGCTCGTCAGTCTCGTGGTGGCACAGCGCCGACAGCCGTGCAATTGCAACTGGCGCTTGCGAAAGAGCAGTGTGGGCTGGAATGA
- a CDS encoding aspartate kinase, which yields MLVVQKYGGTSVGSTERIRLVAQRIQNTIARGHQCVVVVSAMGHSTDALVDLAKEIADVPDAREMDSLLATGEQVSASLLAMRLVHMGTPAQSLTGWQAGIATEDVHGNARVTSIETARLRQLIDSGITPIVTGFQGIANGNITTLGRGGSDTSAVALAAALHADICEIYTDVDGVYTTDPRVVQAARKLTEVSYDEMLELANLGAQVLHPRAVENAKHFAVPLVVRSSFSDEEGTSVVAITEQTLEGRQVVTGIAFERQVARIAVIGVPLQQHGLATIFSELASHGVNVDVIVQSVVDAAAVDVSFTVHEPDLTKAVGIVESLQESLHFTRVERQSDLAKVSIVGAGMISNPGVAARMFVTLRDANIAVHMVSTSEIKVSCVVPADDVERAVKALHVTFVEADAEASLSEAGSAVK from the coding sequence GTGCTTGTAGTGCAGAAGTATGGGGGGACGTCGGTCGGATCGACCGAGCGGATTCGCCTCGTCGCACAGCGTATCCAGAACACGATTGCACGTGGGCACCAGTGTGTGGTGGTTGTGTCTGCGATGGGGCATAGCACCGATGCGTTGGTGGATTTGGCCAAGGAAATCGCGGATGTGCCGGATGCTCGCGAGATGGACAGCCTCTTGGCGACGGGAGAACAGGTGTCGGCTAGTTTGCTCGCAATGCGCCTTGTGCACATGGGGACACCCGCGCAGTCGCTCACTGGTTGGCAGGCGGGCATTGCGACGGAGGATGTGCATGGCAATGCGCGCGTCACGTCGATTGAGACTGCTCGTCTGCGGCAGTTGATTGACAGTGGCATCACGCCGATTGTGACAGGGTTCCAGGGGATTGCGAACGGGAATATCACGACGTTGGGCCGGGGCGGCTCGGACACGAGTGCGGTGGCGTTGGCTGCTGCGTTACACGCGGATATCTGCGAGATTTACACGGATGTCGATGGCGTTTATACGACAGATCCGCGCGTCGTCCAGGCTGCTCGCAAGCTCACGGAGGTGTCCTACGACGAGATGCTGGAGCTCGCCAATTTGGGCGCACAGGTTTTGCATCCGCGCGCAGTGGAAAATGCGAAACATTTTGCTGTGCCGTTGGTGGTGAGATCGAGTTTTTCCGATGAGGAGGGAACGAGTGTCGTGGCGATTACAGAACAAACATTAGAAGGCCGCCAGGTGGTCACTGGCATCGCGTTTGAGCGCCAGGTGGCGCGCATTGCAGTGATTGGCGTGCCGCTTCAGCAGCACGGGTTGGCGACCATCTTTTCCGAGTTGGCGTCGCATGGCGTCAATGTGGATGTCATCGTCCAGAGCGTGGTGGACGCTGCAGCGGTCGACGTATCGTTCACGGTCCATGAGCCGGATTTGACAAAAGCCGTTGGCATTGTGGAATCGCTTCAAGAATCGCTGCACTTCACGCGGGTTGAGCGGCAGTCCGACTTGGCGAAAGTGTCGATTGTCGGCGCGGGCATGATTAGCAACCCTGGTGTCGCGGCGCGGATGTTCGTGACATTGCGTGACGCAAATATCGCGGTTCACATGGTGAGCACGTCGGAAATCAAGGTGTCGTGCGTCGTGCCGGCGGACGATGTCGAGCGCGCGGTGAAGGCGCTGCACGTGACATTCGTCGAGGCGGATGCAGAGGCGTCATTGTCGGAAGCGGGATCGGCTGTGAAGTAA
- the serA gene encoding phosphoglycerate dehydrogenase yields MLKILVTDDIAKTGVEVLESMPGATVDVRTGLSESELLEAIADAHALVVRSQTTVTDKVIQAARNLRVIGRAGVGVDNIDLESATRHGVLVINAPDGNTIAAAEHTFAMMISLARHIPVANRDLLAGNWNRKRFVGVELRGKTLAILGMGRIGTEVAKRAKVFGMNVIGYDPFLTEERALSLGIVKASLDDAIAEADFITVHTPLTKETHHMIDAARLQTLKRGVRIVNCARGGIIDELALCDALRTEQVAGAAIDVFESEPLREDHPLRSFDNVILTPHLGASTVEAQENVAIQVAEQIVRVLKDEPFDHAVNLPSLSAEQKARLTPYLALAEKLGLFAAQLAQGAPSNIRVTYAGDASAPDGGYLTRTVLKGLLGFQYRGEINYVNALQFAEESGIRVQEVRETRGRVYTNEISISFVTDGGLHQLTGTLYSESGPRIVELDGYPIDMPSEGVLLFTRHKDQPGMIGRIGTFLGDAQVNIAGMQVGRRESGGEAIMLLAVDRSVSPDVIGQIASVDGILMVRAIEL; encoded by the coding sequence ATGCTGAAGATTCTTGTAACAGATGATATCGCAAAGACGGGTGTTGAGGTGCTTGAGTCGATGCCGGGCGCGACAGTCGATGTGCGCACGGGCTTGTCCGAGTCGGAATTGCTCGAAGCAATTGCGGATGCACACGCGTTGGTCGTGCGCTCACAGACGACCGTGACGGACAAGGTGATTCAGGCGGCGCGCAACCTGCGGGTGATTGGCCGTGCAGGTGTTGGGGTCGACAATATCGACCTCGAATCGGCGACGCGGCATGGCGTACTGGTGATTAACGCCCCAGATGGCAACACGATTGCCGCTGCTGAGCACACGTTCGCAATGATGATTAGTCTCGCGCGTCACATCCCGGTTGCCAATCGCGATTTGTTAGCCGGGAATTGGAACCGCAAACGCTTTGTCGGCGTCGAATTGCGTGGCAAGACGCTGGCGATTCTCGGCATGGGCCGCATCGGGACAGAGGTCGCGAAGCGCGCGAAGGTATTCGGGATGAATGTCATCGGGTATGATCCATTTTTGACCGAAGAGCGCGCATTGAGTCTTGGCATTGTCAAAGCGTCGCTCGACGACGCGATTGCCGAGGCCGATTTCATCACGGTGCACACACCCCTCACGAAGGAAACGCACCACATGATAGATGCAGCCCGTCTTCAGACGCTCAAGCGCGGCGTGCGCATTGTCAACTGTGCCCGTGGGGGTATCATCGACGAATTGGCGTTGTGCGATGCGCTCAGGACAGAGCAGGTTGCGGGCGCTGCCATCGACGTCTTCGAATCGGAGCCGCTTCGGGAAGACCATCCGCTGCGGTCGTTTGACAATGTGATATTAACGCCGCATCTCGGTGCTTCGACGGTCGAGGCGCAGGAGAATGTCGCGATTCAGGTTGCGGAGCAAATTGTGCGCGTGCTGAAGGACGAGCCGTTCGATCACGCCGTCAACCTCCCCAGCCTAAGCGCCGAGCAGAAAGCCCGCCTGACGCCGTACTTGGCGCTCGCGGAGAAGCTTGGACTGTTTGCGGCACAGTTGGCACAAGGCGCGCCCTCGAACATCCGCGTGACGTATGCCGGCGACGCTTCGGCGCCGGACGGTGGGTATCTCACGCGGACGGTGCTCAAAGGGCTGCTTGGATTCCAGTACCGCGGTGAGATAAATTACGTGAATGCCCTGCAGTTTGCGGAAGAATCGGGTATTCGGGTGCAGGAAGTGCGGGAGACGCGCGGGCGTGTCTACACGAACGAGATCTCTATTTCGTTTGTGACCGATGGCGGATTGCATCAGCTGACAGGCACCTTGTACAGCGAATCGGGACCGCGGATTGTCGAACTCGACGGGTATCCCATCGACATGCCCAGTGAAGGCGTGCTGCTGTTCACGCGTCACAAGGACCAACCGGGCATGATTGGCCGCATTGGTACGTTCCTCGGCGACGCGCAGGTGAACATCGCAGGAATGCAGGTGGGGCGCCGGGAGAGCGGTGGCGAAGCGATTATGCTTCTGGCGGTAGACCGTTCTGTGTCTCCGGACGTTATCGGACAAATTGCTAGTGTGGACGGCATCTTGATGGTCCGCGCCATCGAGTTGTGA
- the serC gene encoding 3-phosphoserine/phosphohydroxythreonine transaminase codes for MRRIDNFNAGPSALPRPVLERVREELLDYQGTGMSVMEMSHRSREYEAIHDAAEAKLRKLLHVPDDFRVLFLQGGASLQFSMVPMNFLNTDETALYVLTGSWSEKAAKEAERFGHVIVDDQAKQGGYTDIPAEVKMPQTPVRYVHLTSNNTIYGTQWQALPDIDHPLIVDMSSDILSRPVDFSHIAVAYAGAQKNLGPSGVTVVIARDAFLDSANREVPTMLSYPVHAKQRSLYNTPPTFAIYMMGLVLDWIGENGGVAGMAERNREKANLLYRVIDEYPDLFQGHAKVGARSDMNVTFRLRDEALTAEFLEQAKAREFVGVKGHRSVGGCRVSLYNAVSVESAARFATFMETFARAHR; via the coding sequence GTGAGACGGATTGACAATTTTAACGCAGGGCCATCGGCATTACCGCGTCCTGTGTTGGAGCGCGTGCGCGAGGAGCTGCTCGATTATCAGGGCACGGGTATGAGCGTGATGGAAATGAGTCACCGCAGTCGCGAGTACGAGGCGATTCACGACGCTGCGGAGGCGAAGCTGCGGAAGCTGCTCCATGTTCCGGACGATTTTCGCGTACTGTTTTTGCAGGGCGGCGCGAGTCTGCAGTTTTCTATGGTGCCTATGAATTTTCTCAACACCGACGAGACCGCATTGTATGTGCTCACAGGTTCGTGGTCGGAAAAAGCGGCCAAAGAAGCGGAGCGCTTCGGCCACGTGATTGTGGACGACCAGGCCAAGCAGGGGGGCTATACGGATATCCCCGCAGAGGTAAAGATGCCACAGACGCCAGTTCGGTACGTGCACCTCACGTCGAATAACACCATCTACGGGACGCAATGGCAGGCGCTGCCGGACATTGACCACCCGCTTATCGTCGATATGTCGAGTGACATCTTGTCACGCCCGGTCGACTTCAGCCACATTGCCGTCGCGTACGCTGGCGCCCAGAAGAATCTGGGGCCTTCAGGGGTGACGGTGGTCATCGCGCGGGATGCCTTCCTCGACAGCGCCAACCGCGAGGTTCCGACGATGTTAAGTTATCCAGTGCACGCGAAGCAGCGCTCGTTGTACAACACGCCGCCGACGTTTGCCATTTATATGATGGGGTTGGTGTTGGACTGGATTGGGGAAAACGGTGGGGTCGCGGGTATGGCCGAACGCAACCGGGAAAAAGCTAACCTGTTGTACCGCGTTATCGACGAGTACCCGGACTTGTTTCAGGGACATGCGAAGGTCGGGGCGAGATCGGATATGAATGTGACATTTCGCCTGCGCGATGAGGCGCTCACCGCGGAATTCCTGGAGCAGGCGAAGGCGCGCGAATTTGTCGGCGTCAAGGGCCATCGATCGGTCGGTGGGTGCCGTGTCTCGCTGTACAATGCCGTGTCCGTAGAGTCTGCCGCCCGCTTTGCGACGTTTATGGAAACGTTCGCCCGGGCACATCGATGA
- a CDS encoding HAD family hydrolase, with amino-acid sequence MFTDVLFDIDGVMLSEERYFDASALTVNELLTSSRFLGFESVAGTYRADLSDADITQIRQTVFQQDTVLEKLKNVGVNANWDMVYLVFVSELAHVLSTCETNSALRAAAADALRAGWHVEAMAQLGRVIRAHVGVPLVSYTHYDALYGGATTRDELFERARTVLQTLLGLELDDRKLWDIGQETFQEWYLGDAYTHASTGKLGFLTSEIPLVDPASFQSLLKDLVASGIRLGIATGRPFTETKVPLEFFGWWQFFDAAKVSTASDVLVAEQRAPSARPLSKPHPYSYLRSLTANDDTTALLRTSLPLPGKREQVLIVGDSIADALAAQRLGASFAAVLTGLEGASARPKFERLQADFILDNALQVRDLLLSDGVVASEAQE; translated from the coding sequence ATGTTTACCGACGTTTTGTTTGATATTGACGGGGTGATGCTCAGTGAGGAGCGGTACTTTGACGCCTCGGCACTGACAGTCAACGAATTGTTGACGAGTTCCCGTTTTCTCGGTTTTGAGTCGGTTGCGGGCACGTATCGGGCCGATTTGTCGGACGCGGACATCACCCAGATTCGCCAGACAGTTTTTCAACAGGATACGGTTCTTGAGAAATTGAAGAATGTCGGCGTCAATGCCAACTGGGACATGGTTTATTTAGTTTTTGTCAGCGAGTTGGCGCACGTACTATCGACGTGTGAGACGAATTCGGCCTTGCGCGCCGCTGCGGCCGACGCGCTACGCGCGGGGTGGCATGTGGAAGCCATGGCGCAACTTGGCAGGGTGATTCGTGCGCACGTAGGTGTACCCTTGGTGTCTTATACGCACTATGATGCACTGTATGGCGGGGCGACGACGCGTGACGAACTGTTCGAGCGCGCACGCACTGTGCTGCAAACGCTACTGGGCCTGGAACTCGATGACCGAAAGTTGTGGGACATCGGGCAGGAGACGTTTCAGGAATGGTACCTAGGGGATGCGTACACGCACGCCTCAACAGGGAAGCTAGGTTTTCTGACCAGTGAAATTCCGTTGGTGGATCCGGCTTCGTTCCAATCCTTGCTGAAAGATTTGGTCGCGAGCGGTATCCGGCTTGGCATTGCAACGGGTCGACCGTTTACGGAGACGAAAGTTCCGCTTGAGTTTTTTGGTTGGTGGCAGTTTTTTGACGCGGCGAAAGTCTCGACTGCCTCGGATGTTCTCGTGGCGGAGCAGCGGGCGCCATCGGCAAGGCCGTTGTCGAAGCCGCACCCGTATTCCTATTTGCGAAGCCTGACGGCGAATGACGATACGACCGCGTTGCTTCGGACGTCCTTGCCACTCCCAGGCAAGCGCGAACAGGTGCTCATTGTGGGCGATTCGATTGCAGACGCTTTGGCTGCGCAGCGTTTGGGTGCGTCGTTTGCCGCAGTATTGACTGGCCTAGAAGGGGCCTCGGCCCGTCCGAAGTTCGAACGGCTGCAGGCTGATTTCATTTTGGATAATGCACTGCAGGTGAGGGATTTGCTATTGAGCGATGGTGTGGTAGCGTCTGAAGCTCAAGAGTAA
- a CDS encoding tyrosine-type recombinase/integrase, whose product MEGQIIDRGINKRTGLHAWLIRVPNGTDAKGKRLYANRTIHGTKRDAERTRREMLAERDRGTLRESSRESLDDYLTRWLEVHKATVKERTYYNDAEMIDRYIRPHVGMIKLQKLSPLDVQTLYAKLGDQGLSSATIRRAHAVLHHALEQAVRWQIIGQNPARLVKPPKLIKPEMCTLTEDEAVRLLDECIYDQYGTLFHFLLMTGCRPGEAYGLHWSDIDFDSHTVTIRRALSRKGTRSFLSTTKTSSGMRTVSIFDESLLESLKQMKQERKERQAKLGKPFNDDEYVFVSSKGTPLNDRNVIQRHFKPLLKRVGINEDFRLYDLRHSTASLLLRLNVHPKVVAEMFGHSDITLTLNTYSHVTPGLQEEAAQKLSNLLRRR is encoded by the coding sequence GTGGAAGGACAAATCATTGATCGAGGCATCAACAAGCGTACTGGTTTGCACGCTTGGCTAATTCGAGTGCCCAACGGGACAGATGCCAAAGGCAAGCGTCTGTACGCGAACAGAACTATTCATGGGACTAAGCGTGATGCGGAACGTACCCGGCGTGAGATGTTGGCCGAGAGAGACCGAGGGACACTGCGGGAGTCGTCTAGGGAGAGCTTGGATGATTATTTGACTCGGTGGCTGGAGGTTCATAAAGCAACCGTCAAGGAGCGGACGTATTACAACGATGCGGAAATGATTGATCGTTACATTCGTCCCCATGTAGGTATGATCAAACTACAGAAACTGTCCCCCTTGGACGTTCAGACCCTGTACGCAAAACTAGGTGATCAAGGACTTAGCTCCGCCACCATTCGACGCGCCCATGCCGTGTTACACCACGCGCTTGAACAAGCTGTTCGTTGGCAGATCATTGGCCAAAATCCTGCTCGATTGGTCAAGCCTCCAAAGCTTATCAAACCGGAAATGTGCACACTGACGGAGGACGAAGCCGTACGCCTCTTGGATGAGTGCATTTACGACCAGTACGGTACACTCTTTCATTTCTTGTTGATGACAGGCTGCCGTCCCGGAGAAGCTTATGGATTGCACTGGTCTGATATTGATTTCGACAGTCACACTGTCACAATTCGTCGCGCACTTAGTCGCAAAGGAACGCGAAGTTTTTTGTCCACTACGAAGACGTCCTCAGGTATGCGCACAGTATCGATTTTTGACGAGAGTTTGCTGGAATCATTAAAGCAGATGAAACAGGAACGAAAGGAACGTCAGGCGAAGTTGGGAAAGCCATTTAACGACGATGAATATGTCTTCGTTTCGTCCAAAGGCACTCCGTTAAATGATCGAAACGTAATCCAACGCCATTTCAAACCGTTACTAAAACGCGTGGGCATAAATGAAGATTTCCGTTTGTATGACCTTCGACACAGCACAGCAAGCCTTCTGCTGCGTCTAAACGTGCATCCAAAAGTGGTTGCGGAAATGTTTGGTCATTCCGACATCACTTTAACCCTTAACACATACTCACACGTAACACCGGGGTTACAAGAGGAGGCGGCGCAAAAGTTGTCCAATCTGCTCCGTAGACGGTAG
- a CDS encoding JAB domain-containing protein, with protein MSYRIPVLRIEMVRERTIASGVKQIRCAEDAWEILRTYLDGVDREHFVVMVLDTKHNVRGIHTASIGSLDASVVHPREVLKVAILGSASGIIVGHNHPSGDPTPSPEDIAVTKRLSEACRIIGIDLLDHIVVGDERFSSLKAQGYM; from the coding sequence ATGAGTTACAGGATTCCAGTTTTGAGGATCGAAATGGTACGCGAGCGCACAATTGCGAGTGGAGTCAAGCAGATTCGATGTGCAGAAGACGCATGGGAGATATTGCGTACATATCTTGACGGCGTTGACCGGGAGCATTTTGTGGTGATGGTGCTCGACACGAAGCATAATGTCCGTGGTATCCATACGGCGAGTATCGGCAGCCTTGATGCTTCAGTGGTACACCCTCGGGAGGTTTTGAAAGTTGCAATACTTGGAAGCGCTTCAGGAATCATCGTCGGTCACAATCATCCATCCGGCGACCCAACACCAAGCCCTGAAGATATCGCGGTAACGAAACGACTGTCGGAGGCATGTAGGATCATTGGAATAGATTTGTTGGATCACATTGTGGTCGGTGATGAAAGGTTCAGTTCTCTTAAAGCACAGGGATATATGTAA
- a CDS encoding tyrosine-type recombinase/integrase, which produces MRLSEASEAYLNVRTQEGFSKYTIKAYRLQHQLLIRDIGDIDIKDVTLPLLREQLSHHTHLKPSSLGHKIRSIKSLFKWLTEEDLLARNPTGKLNEPKPGKRVPKAMTIEELELLRDSCESSLEHALVEFFFATGGRVAEIQRIKKDEIDWQRGSVTVLGKGNKEREVYFGAKARIWVERYLRERKDRDPALFVTQRKPHRMSVHEIQYIFKRIAKRCGLEERVSPHKMRHTLATVLLNQGAPLVAVQSILGHEKPETTQLYAHLSGAARQQSYQRYFVQ; this is translated from the coding sequence ATGCGACTGTCTGAGGCATCTGAGGCGTATCTAAACGTCCGTACACAGGAAGGGTTCTCGAAGTACACCATCAAAGCGTATCGACTTCAACACCAGCTACTCATTCGCGACATAGGCGACATCGACATCAAGGATGTCACGCTGCCGCTCCTACGCGAACAACTGAGCCACCATACCCATCTAAAACCGTCCAGCTTGGGGCATAAAATCCGCTCCATTAAGTCTCTGTTCAAGTGGCTGACTGAGGAAGATTTGCTGGCTCGGAATCCCACAGGTAAGCTAAACGAACCGAAACCCGGCAAACGAGTGCCAAAAGCAATGACTATCGAGGAATTGGAACTGCTCCGCGACTCCTGTGAATCCTCGTTAGAACACGCGCTTGTCGAGTTCTTTTTTGCCACTGGTGGCCGCGTTGCGGAGATACAACGCATCAAAAAAGACGAGATTGACTGGCAGCGCGGCTCCGTGACTGTTCTGGGCAAAGGCAACAAGGAACGCGAGGTGTACTTTGGTGCGAAGGCACGCATCTGGGTCGAACGCTATTTGCGTGAGCGGAAAGACCGCGATCCGGCACTCTTCGTCACGCAACGCAAGCCACATCGCATGTCCGTCCATGAAATACAGTATATCTTTAAGCGAATCGCCAAGCGTTGCGGCCTCGAAGAGCGCGTCAGTCCGCACAAAATGAGGCATACGCTGGCGACCGTCCTTCTGAACCAAGGTGCGCCGCTGGTGGCCGTACAATCCATCTTGGGCCATGAGAAGCCGGAAACAACGCAACTGTACGCCCATTTGAGCGGCGCGGCGAGGCAGCAGTCGTATCAGCGATATTTTGTGCAATAA
- a CDS encoding IS1380 family transposase — translation MKQYNHTRSQFARKSSTIHTRYDLNAATSFGGASGLIDFVLGTGIDREFWVHGLRKGRNTQFHMDDIALTVIFGSLLGQERIFHFEDIEQDPLLKLKLDVPKLPDTTLLYKDLKRLGSDAGIKAIRSAHRQILRSLLPKGQGIVVDIDSSVETVYGAQQQSAVGYNPHHHGRASFHPLLAFDSLTGCCLYDELRSGDAHTSDGFADFYKAMKDQLPDGVNIRAVRMDKGFTGEKVFQILEQDQRDYVIKLKWTKRLAQLAQAPNLLWHCITESDREHCDVTSIMYQATSWDRPRRVVIVRRLDIDPQECLCADWLWEYEAIATTFDWSGEDVWHFYNFRGNAENHIKEAKYGFAIDRFSSQNFDANKALQGLKLLAYNLLLLYKHVALQPGVRQWTAGRLRRRLFHLPGILVRHARQWSIRLPVYAKHRSLIMLHAAT, via the coding sequence GTGAAACAATATAATCATACACGAAGTCAGTTTGCTCGTAAAAGCTCTACAATTCATACTCGCTACGATTTGAATGCCGCCACCTCCTTTGGCGGTGCAAGTGGTCTCATAGATTTCGTTTTGGGAACGGGTATTGACAGGGAGTTTTGGGTACATGGATTACGCAAGGGCAGAAACACCCAGTTCCACATGGACGATATTGCTCTGACCGTCATTTTCGGTTCCTTGCTGGGTCAGGAACGGATTTTCCACTTTGAGGACATCGAACAAGATCCCCTGTTGAAGCTGAAGTTGGACGTGCCGAAACTGCCTGATACGACTCTGTTGTATAAGGATCTGAAGCGGCTCGGTTCCGACGCTGGCATCAAAGCGATACGTTCGGCGCATAGACAAATCCTAAGGTCACTTCTCCCCAAAGGACAAGGCATCGTGGTCGATATCGACTCCTCTGTAGAGACTGTTTATGGCGCGCAGCAACAGTCCGCTGTTGGATATAATCCACACCATCACGGACGAGCGAGTTTCCATCCCTTGCTGGCGTTTGATTCACTCACTGGTTGTTGTCTCTATGATGAGTTGCGCTCTGGTGACGCCCATACATCAGATGGATTTGCGGATTTCTACAAGGCGATGAAAGACCAGTTGCCGGATGGCGTCAACATTCGTGCCGTCCGCATGGATAAAGGGTTTACCGGAGAAAAAGTGTTTCAGATATTGGAGCAAGATCAGCGGGATTACGTCATCAAACTGAAGTGGACCAAGCGACTCGCACAGTTGGCGCAAGCGCCAAATCTCCTCTGGCACTGCATCACAGAGAGTGACCGGGAACATTGTGACGTTACTTCCATCATGTATCAGGCAACATCCTGGGACAGGCCTCGGCGGGTCGTGATTGTGCGTCGCTTAGACATTGACCCCCAGGAGTGCCTGTGTGCGGATTGGCTCTGGGAATACGAGGCGATTGCCACAACGTTTGACTGGAGCGGCGAGGATGTATGGCACTTCTATAACTTTCGTGGTAACGCTGAGAATCACATCAAGGAAGCCAAATATGGATTTGCCATTGACCGATTCTCCAGCCAGAATTTCGATGCCAACAAAGCGCTGCAAGGTCTAAAGCTACTTGCGTATAATCTACTCCTGCTGTACAAGCACGTCGCGCTTCAACCAGGGGTGCGACAGTGGACCGCCGGACGGCTCAGACGAAGACTATTCCATCTACCTGGGATTCTAGTGCGTCATGCACGCCAGTGGAGCATTCGTCTTCCCGTGTATGCAAAGCATCGGTCGTTGATCATGCTTCATGCCGCCACGTAG